A genomic region of Mycolicibacterium poriferae contains the following coding sequences:
- a CDS encoding ATP-binding protein has protein sequence MAASQQRSPYTPGAIALHLPGRDVHLARVSVHLTNLSVYRQLDGRVHVFVGPRGVGKTSLLRVAQRDAQQRTFTTVWATGGDSVSLSVDLANEFDKLVTTTWTDTAKAALAKTLNTVRLNFGVASLQLATPADADNSTEFQGAARALQEAITAAARGVVEAGSPGLVVFIDELQAADAVGIRALAYAWQHMQAEAPELPAAVFAAGLSHTQDTVAKAVSFGERFEYRHLNNLNRDDATLALTAPALGVGVGWEQGALDAVLQETQGYPYFLQEFGDTMWEAAGYPGPGGALTAEHFPAAREQFIVARNMLFRSRWKQASPAEAKFITAMASLGDGDVKRRDVATALGTTSTAISMARQSLMDKGLIEQSSRGSMRFTAPGFAQYIRDYADVDADG, from the coding sequence GTGGCCGCCTCGCAGCAGCGAAGTCCCTACACACCGGGCGCCATCGCGCTCCACCTGCCCGGTCGCGACGTGCACCTGGCTCGGGTCAGCGTGCACCTGACGAACCTGAGTGTGTACCGCCAACTCGACGGCAGGGTCCACGTGTTCGTCGGCCCGCGCGGAGTCGGCAAGACCAGTCTGCTGCGGGTCGCCCAGCGCGACGCGCAGCAGCGCACCTTCACCACGGTCTGGGCGACGGGCGGCGACTCGGTGTCGCTGTCGGTCGACCTGGCGAACGAGTTCGACAAACTCGTCACCACGACATGGACAGACACCGCGAAGGCCGCGCTGGCCAAGACGCTGAACACCGTGCGGCTGAACTTCGGGGTGGCCTCCCTGCAACTCGCGACGCCTGCCGACGCCGACAACAGCACCGAGTTCCAGGGAGCCGCCCGCGCCCTCCAGGAGGCGATCACCGCGGCCGCCCGCGGGGTGGTGGAGGCCGGCAGCCCGGGTCTGGTGGTGTTCATCGACGAACTGCAGGCCGCCGACGCGGTCGGCATTCGGGCCCTGGCCTATGCCTGGCAACACATGCAGGCCGAGGCCCCCGAACTGCCCGCCGCGGTCTTCGCGGCGGGTTTGAGCCACACCCAGGACACCGTCGCCAAAGCGGTCAGCTTCGGGGAGCGATTCGAGTACCGGCATCTGAACAACCTCAACCGGGACGACGCCACCTTGGCGCTGACCGCCCCCGCCCTCGGGGTCGGTGTGGGGTGGGAACAGGGTGCGCTCGACGCCGTGCTGCAGGAGACGCAGGGCTATCCGTACTTCCTGCAGGAATTCGGCGACACGATGTGGGAAGCCGCCGGCTACCCGGGGCCCGGTGGGGCGTTGACGGCCGAGCACTTTCCCGCCGCGCGCGAGCAGTTCATCGTGGCGCGGAACATGTTGTTCCGATCGCGGTGGAAACAGGCCTCTCCCGCGGAGGCGAAGTTCATCACCGCGATGGCCTCGCTCGGCGACGGCGACGTGAAGCGCCGGGACGTCGCCACCGCGCTGGGTACCACGTCGACCGCGATCAGCATGGCCAGGCAGTCGCTGATGGACAAAGGACTGATCGAGCAGTCCTCCCGCGGCAGCATGCGGTTCACCGCCCCGGGCTTCGCCCAGTACATCCGCGACTACGCCGACGTCGACGCGGACGGATAG
- a CDS encoding DNA polymerase III subunit delta': protein MTGVFSRLVGQDAVEAELMAAARAARGDSAHSEALEAGGAGASAATMTHAWLITGPPGSGRSVAALCFAAALQCTSDGAPGCGECRACSTTMAGTHADVRRIVPEGLSIGVDAMRTIVQIASRRPGTGRWQIVVIEDADRLTEGAANALLKVVEEPPPSTVFLLCAPSVDPEDIAITLRSRCRHVALVTPSVDAIARVLVESDGLTEADAAWAASVSGGHVGRARRLATDEQARQRRQRALGLARDAATPSRAYAAAEELVATAEAEARALTEDRNEAEADELRTALGAGGTGKGTAGTMRGAAGAIKDLERRQKSRQTRASRDALDRALIDLATYFRDALLVGSGAGDIAPNHPDMREKVAALAAHAPADKLLRCIEAVLECREALAGNVKPKFAVDAMVGTVGQALRG, encoded by the coding sequence ATGACGGGTGTTTTTTCGCGTCTGGTGGGCCAGGACGCCGTGGAAGCCGAGCTGATGGCTGCCGCACGGGCCGCGCGCGGTGATTCCGCTCACAGCGAGGCGCTGGAGGCGGGTGGCGCGGGCGCTTCGGCGGCCACGATGACCCACGCCTGGCTGATCACCGGACCGCCCGGGTCCGGGCGCTCGGTGGCGGCACTGTGCTTCGCGGCCGCCCTGCAGTGCACGTCCGACGGTGCCCCGGGGTGCGGCGAATGCCGCGCCTGCTCGACCACGATGGCCGGCACCCACGCCGACGTGCGCCGTATCGTCCCCGAGGGCCTGTCGATCGGGGTGGACGCGATGCGGACCATCGTGCAGATCGCCTCGCGGCGGCCTGGCACCGGTCGCTGGCAGATCGTGGTGATCGAGGACGCCGACCGGCTCACCGAAGGGGCGGCGAACGCCTTGCTCAAGGTCGTGGAGGAGCCGCCGCCGTCGACGGTGTTCCTGCTGTGCGCGCCCTCGGTGGACCCGGAGGACATCGCGATCACGCTGCGCTCCCGCTGCCGGCACGTCGCGCTGGTCACGCCGTCGGTGGATGCCATCGCGCGGGTGCTCGTCGAGTCCGACGGGCTCACCGAGGCCGATGCGGCGTGGGCTGCCTCGGTCAGCGGCGGACATGTCGGGCGGGCCCGGCGGCTGGCCACCGACGAGCAGGCCCGTCAGCGCCGGCAGCGGGCGCTGGGGCTGGCCCGGGATGCGGCCACGCCGTCGCGGGCCTACGCCGCCGCGGAGGAGCTCGTCGCCACGGCTGAGGCCGAAGCCCGGGCGCTGACCGAGGACCGCAACGAGGCCGAGGCCGACGAGCTGCGTACCGCGCTGGGCGCGGGCGGCACCGGGAAGGGCACGGCCGGCACGATGCGCGGCGCGGCCGGGGCGATCAAGGACCTGGAACGGCGGCAGAAGTCACGACAGACGCGCGCTTCGCGGGACGCGCTCGACCGGGCGTTGATCGATCTGGCCACCTATTTCCGGGACGCCCTGCTCGTCGGGTCGGGGGCCGGCGACATCGCTCCCAACCACCCCGACATGCGTGAGAAGGTCGCGGCGTTGGCCGCCCACGCACCCGCCGACAAGCTGCTGCGATGCATCGAGGCGGTGCTCGAGTGCCGGGAGGCGCTGGCCGGCAACGTCAAACCCAAGTTCGCCGTCGACGCCATGGTCGGCACCGTCGGTCAGGCGCTACGCGGCTGA
- the galE gene encoding UDP-glucose 4-epimerase GalE, whose amino-acid sequence MSWLVTGGAGYIGSHVTQAMCDAGIPVVVIDDLSTGFAEFVAPAATFVEGSLLDGALVEDTLRRNEVRGVIHVAGYKYAGESVNRPLHTYEQNVTATLTLLSAMQRAGVEAIVFSSSAATYGTPDVEVVDESTSTTPESPYGETKLIGEWLLRDVGRSAGIRHTSLRYFNVVGSGSSRLFDASPHNLFPKVFDMLYRGETPRVNGDDYPTPDGTCVRDYIHVADLALAHVAAARRLDDGLPVERVYNLGSGAGTSVAQIMTAIRTVTGIDFEPTIMPRRPGDPARIVASGDLAARDLDWTMRHSLEEMVSSAWEARRQAGDTYPR is encoded by the coding sequence ATGAGTTGGCTGGTGACCGGGGGTGCCGGATACATCGGCTCGCACGTGACGCAGGCCATGTGCGACGCCGGGATACCCGTGGTGGTCATCGACGACCTGTCGACGGGGTTCGCCGAGTTCGTCGCCCCCGCGGCGACGTTCGTCGAGGGCTCACTGCTCGACGGTGCGCTGGTGGAGGACACGCTGCGGCGCAACGAGGTACGCGGCGTCATCCATGTCGCCGGGTACAAGTACGCCGGTGAGTCCGTCAACCGGCCGTTGCACACCTACGAGCAGAACGTCACGGCGACCCTCACCCTGCTGTCGGCGATGCAGCGCGCCGGGGTCGAGGCGATCGTGTTCTCCTCCAGCGCGGCCACCTACGGCACACCCGACGTCGAGGTGGTCGACGAGTCCACCTCGACCACGCCCGAGTCGCCCTACGGCGAAACCAAACTCATCGGAGAATGGTTGCTGCGCGACGTCGGACGGTCCGCGGGCATCCGGCACACCAGCCTGCGCTATTTCAACGTGGTCGGGTCGGGATCGTCGCGGCTGTTCGACGCCAGCCCGCACAACCTGTTCCCGAAGGTCTTCGACATGCTGTACCGCGGGGAGACCCCGCGTGTGAACGGCGACGACTATCCCACCCCCGACGGCACCTGCGTGCGCGACTACATCCACGTCGCCGATCTGGCGCTGGCCCATGTCGCAGCTGCGCGCCGGCTCGACGACGGGTTGCCGGTGGAGCGGGTGTACAACCTCGGCAGCGGGGCCGGTACATCGGTGGCGCAGATCATGACCGCGATTCGCACCGTCACCGGCATCGACTTCGAACCGACTATCATGCCGCGCCGCCCCGGCGACCCGGCCCGCATCGTGGCCTCCGGCGACCTCGCCGCCCGCGACCTGGACTGGACCATGCGGCACTCGTTGGAGGAGATGGTGTCCTCGGCTTGGGAGGCGCGCCGCCAGGCCGGGGACACCTACCCCCGATAG
- a CDS encoding cold-shock protein, with amino-acid sequence MPQGTVKWFNAEKGFGFIAPEDGSADVFVHYTEIQGSGFRTLEENQKVEFEVGQSPKGPQATGVRAI; translated from the coding sequence ATGCCACAGGGAACTGTGAAGTGGTTCAACGCGGAGAAGGGGTTCGGCTTCATCGCGCCTGAAGATGGGTCGGCGGACGTGTTTGTCCACTACACGGAGATCCAGGGAAGCGGCTTCCGCACCCTGGAGGAGAACCAGAAGGTCGAGTTCGAGGTCGGCCAGAGCCCCAAGGGCCCGCAGGCCACCGGCGTTCGAGCCATCTGA
- the topA gene encoding type I DNA topoisomerase yields the protein MADGDRGSGGNRGVRRLVIVESPTKARKIAGYLGSNYIVESSRGHIRDLPRAAADVPAKYKSEPWARLGVNVDDDFEPLYIVSPDKKSTVADLKDKLKNVDELYLATDGDREGEAIAWHLLETLKPRIPVKRMVFHEITEPAIRAAAEDPRDLDNDLVDAQETRRILDRLYGYEVSPVLWKKVAPKLSAGRVQSVATRIIVQRERERMAFRSAGYWDVSAELDASVSDAQAQPPTFTAKLNTVDGRRVATGRDFDSLGAVRKPDEVLVLDEAGAEGLAAGLRGAQLSVASVEQKPYTRRPYAPFMTSTLQQEAGRKLRFSSERTMSIAQRLYENGYITYMRTDSTTLSQSAIDAARNQARQLYGEEYLHPTARQYTRKVKNAQEAHEAIRPAGDVFQTPGQLHSALDTDEFRLYELIWQRTVASQMADARGTTLSLRIAGQAQTGEQVVFNASGRTITFPGFLKAYVESIDDLAGGEADDAESRLPNLTQGQRVDAKDLTAAGHATSPPARYTEASLIKALEDLGIGRPSTYSSIIKTIQDRGYVHKKGSALVPSWVAFAVIGLLEQHFARLVDYDFTAAMEDELDQIAAGLERRSNWLSNFYFGGEHGVEGSIARAGGLKQLVGGNLEEIDAREVNSIKLFDDAEGRAVNVRVGRNGAYLERMVADPDNPGELKPQRANLKDELTPDELTLELAEKAFATPQEGRSLGVDPQSGHEIVAKDGRYGPYVTEVLPEPDDGDDGSAGSGAKKGKKPTGPKPRTGSLLRSMDLETVTLDDALKLLSLPRVVGVDPQSGEEITAQNGRYGPYLKRGTDSRSLATEEQIFEITLDEALKIYAEPKRRAGQRAAAPPLRELGNDPASGKPMVIKDGRFGPYVTDGETNASLRKGDDVASITDERASELLADRRARGPVKKKATKKTGAAKKAPAKKKAAKKS from the coding sequence TTGGCTGACGGGGACCGCGGCAGCGGGGGAAACCGAGGTGTCCGGCGACTCGTCATCGTCGAGTCGCCGACCAAGGCGCGCAAGATCGCCGGTTATCTCGGGTCCAACTACATCGTCGAATCGTCGCGTGGACACATCCGCGACCTGCCCAGAGCGGCCGCCGACGTGCCGGCCAAGTACAAGTCCGAGCCGTGGGCCCGGCTGGGCGTGAACGTCGACGACGACTTCGAGCCGCTCTACATCGTCAGCCCGGACAAGAAGAGCACCGTCGCCGACCTCAAGGACAAGCTCAAGAACGTCGACGAGCTCTATCTGGCCACGGACGGTGACCGCGAAGGCGAGGCCATCGCCTGGCACCTGCTCGAGACCCTGAAACCGCGCATCCCGGTCAAGCGGATGGTGTTCCACGAGATCACCGAGCCGGCCATCCGGGCGGCCGCCGAGGACCCTCGCGACCTGGACAACGATCTGGTCGACGCACAGGAGACCCGCCGCATCCTGGACCGGCTCTACGGCTACGAGGTCAGCCCGGTGCTGTGGAAGAAGGTGGCCCCGAAGCTGTCGGCCGGCCGGGTGCAGTCGGTGGCGACCCGCATCATCGTTCAGCGCGAGCGGGAGCGCATGGCGTTCCGCAGCGCCGGATACTGGGACGTCAGCGCCGAGCTGGACGCCAGCGTCTCCGATGCGCAGGCGCAGCCGCCTACGTTCACCGCGAAGCTCAACACCGTCGACGGTCGCCGGGTGGCCACCGGCCGCGACTTCGACTCGCTGGGCGCGGTCCGCAAGCCCGATGAGGTGCTCGTGCTGGACGAGGCCGGTGCCGAGGGGTTGGCGGCCGGTCTGCGCGGCGCGCAGCTGTCGGTGGCGTCGGTGGAGCAGAAGCCCTACACCCGCCGCCCCTACGCGCCGTTCATGACCTCGACGCTGCAGCAGGAGGCCGGGCGCAAGCTGCGGTTCTCCTCGGAACGCACGATGAGCATCGCGCAGCGGCTCTACGAGAACGGCTACATCACCTACATGCGTACCGACTCGACCACGCTGTCGCAGTCGGCCATTGATGCCGCCCGCAACCAGGCTCGTCAGCTCTACGGCGAGGAATATCTGCATCCCACCGCGCGGCAGTACACCCGCAAGGTCAAGAACGCCCAGGAGGCCCACGAGGCCATCCGCCCTGCCGGTGACGTCTTCCAGACTCCCGGCCAGCTGCACTCGGCGCTCGACACGGACGAGTTCCGGCTCTACGAACTGATCTGGCAACGCACGGTGGCCTCGCAGATGGCCGATGCGCGCGGCACCACGCTGAGCCTGCGTATCGCCGGTCAGGCTCAGACCGGTGAGCAGGTGGTGTTCAACGCCAGTGGCCGCACCATCACGTTCCCCGGCTTCCTGAAGGCCTACGTCGAGAGCATCGACGATCTCGCCGGCGGCGAGGCCGACGATGCCGAGAGCCGGCTGCCGAACCTGACCCAGGGGCAGCGGGTCGACGCCAAGGACCTGACCGCGGCCGGGCACGCCACGTCGCCGCCGGCCCGCTACACCGAGGCGTCGCTGATCAAGGCGCTCGAAGACCTCGGGATCGGCCGGCCGTCGACCTACAGCTCGATCATCAAGACGATCCAGGACCGCGGCTACGTGCACAAGAAGGGCAGTGCGCTGGTCCCGTCGTGGGTGGCGTTCGCGGTGATCGGTCTGCTGGAGCAGCATTTCGCCCGGTTGGTGGACTACGACTTCACCGCCGCGATGGAAGACGAACTCGACCAGATCGCCGCGGGGCTGGAGCGGCGCTCGAACTGGTTGTCCAACTTCTACTTCGGCGGTGAGCACGGTGTGGAGGGCTCGATCGCGCGGGCTGGCGGTCTCAAGCAGCTCGTCGGCGGCAACCTCGAGGAGATCGACGCTCGGGAAGTCAACTCCATCAAGCTCTTCGACGACGCCGAGGGCCGCGCCGTCAACGTCCGGGTGGGACGCAACGGCGCCTATCTGGAGCGCATGGTGGCCGACCCGGACAACCCCGGCGAGCTCAAGCCGCAGCGCGCCAACCTCAAGGACGAGCTGACCCCCGACGAACTGACGCTGGAACTGGCCGAGAAGGCTTTCGCGACACCGCAGGAGGGTCGTTCGCTGGGGGTCGATCCGCAGTCCGGTCACGAGATCGTCGCCAAGGACGGACGTTACGGCCCGTACGTCACCGAGGTCCTGCCCGAGCCCGACGACGGTGACGACGGCAGTGCCGGGTCGGGTGCGAAGAAGGGCAAGAAACCGACCGGCCCCAAGCCGCGCACCGGTTCGCTGCTGCGCTCGATGGACCTCGAGACGGTCACCCTCGACGACGCGCTGAAGCTGCTGTCGCTGCCGCGGGTGGTCGGCGTCGATCCGCAGAGCGGTGAGGAGATCACCGCACAGAACGGCCGCTACGGCCCGTATCTGAAGCGCGGCACCGACTCCCGTTCGCTGGCCACCGAGGAGCAGATCTTCGAGATCACCCTCGACGAGGCTCTCAAGATCTACGCCGAACCGAAACGCCGGGCCGGGCAACGCGCCGCGGCGCCGCCGCTGCGCGAGTTGGGCAACGACCCGGCCAGCGGCAAACCGATGGTGATCAAGGACGGCCGGTTCGGGCCCTATGTCACCGACGGCGAGACCAACGCCAGCCTGCGCAAGGGCGACGACGTCGCGTCGATCACCGATGAGCGCGCCTCCGAACTGCTCGCCGACCGCCGGGCCCGGGGCCCGGTGAAGAAGAAGGCGACGAAGAAGACCGGAGCCGCGAAGAAAGCGCCGGCGAAGAAGAAAGCGGCCAAGAAGAGCTGA
- a CDS encoding adenylate/guanylate cyclase domain-containing protein, translated as MAGEAIEVGRVSAFARWVARTPWPVFTLGMLQADIIGALLVLGFLRFGLPPEDRIQLQDLPTYNLAIFLGYLFISFTVASYFTLRMLIPVMRWQRRDMLLGDRDPAETEVARMRALKMPFYRSVISATNWLLGSVVFIVASWPVASKSAPVVAVATALGATATAIIGYLQSERVLRPVAVAALRGGVPETFRAPGVILRQVLTWVLSTGVPVLTIVLALVASKFAILTAPADRLVTTILLLAIAALVIGLSSTVLVAMSIADPLRQLRWALGEVQRGNYNAHMQIYDASELGLLQAGFNDMVRDLAERQRLRDLFGRYVGEDVARRALERGTELGGQEREVAVLFVDLVGSTHLAATKPAAEVVNLLNDFFRVVVDTVNRHGGFVNKFQGDAALAIFGAPIEHPDASGAALAASRELHDELIRVLGETEFGIGVSAGRAIAGHIGAQARFEYTVIGDPVNEAARLTELAKLEEGHVLASAVAVSGALDAEALCWDVGEIVELRGRTAPTQLARPVNLVRADEVDLTR; from the coding sequence ATGGCCGGTGAAGCGATCGAGGTGGGGCGAGTCAGTGCATTCGCCCGCTGGGTCGCGCGCACCCCCTGGCCGGTGTTCACGCTGGGCATGCTGCAGGCCGACATCATCGGCGCGCTGCTGGTGCTGGGTTTCCTGCGGTTCGGCCTGCCGCCCGAGGACCGCATCCAGCTGCAGGACCTGCCCACCTACAACCTGGCCATCTTCCTCGGATACCTCTTCATCTCGTTCACCGTCGCGTCCTACTTCACGCTGCGGATGCTGATCCCGGTGATGCGCTGGCAACGCCGCGACATGCTGCTGGGCGACCGCGACCCCGCCGAGACCGAAGTGGCCCGCATGCGGGCGCTGAAGATGCCGTTCTACCGCTCCGTGATCAGCGCCACCAACTGGCTGTTGGGTTCGGTGGTGTTCATCGTGGCCAGCTGGCCGGTGGCCAGCAAGTCGGCCCCGGTGGTGGCGGTGGCCACCGCGCTGGGCGCGACCGCCACCGCGATCATCGGTTACCTGCAGTCCGAGCGGGTGCTGCGGCCCGTCGCGGTGGCCGCGCTGCGCGGCGGCGTCCCGGAGACCTTCCGCGCGCCCGGGGTGATCCTGCGCCAGGTGCTGACCTGGGTGCTGTCCACCGGTGTTCCGGTGCTGACGATCGTGCTGGCCCTCGTCGCCAGCAAGTTCGCGATCCTGACCGCGCCGGCCGATCGGCTGGTGACCACGATCCTGCTGCTGGCCATCGCCGCGCTGGTGATCGGGTTGTCCAGCACCGTGCTGGTCGCGATGTCCATCGCCGACCCGCTGCGCCAGCTGCGCTGGGCGCTCGGCGAGGTGCAGCGCGGCAACTACAACGCGCACATGCAGATCTATGACGCCAGTGAGCTGGGCCTGCTGCAGGCCGGGTTCAACGACATGGTGCGCGACCTGGCCGAACGGCAACGCCTGCGGGATCTGTTCGGCCGCTACGTCGGGGAGGACGTCGCCCGCCGCGCGCTGGAGCGCGGCACCGAGCTCGGCGGGCAGGAACGCGAGGTCGCGGTGCTGTTCGTCGACCTGGTCGGATCGACGCATCTGGCGGCGACCAAGCCGGCGGCCGAGGTGGTCAACCTGCTCAACGACTTCTTCCGCGTCGTCGTCGACACCGTCAACCGTCACGGCGGGTTCGTCAACAAGTTCCAGGGCGACGCCGCGCTGGCGATCTTCGGCGCCCCGATCGAGCACCCCGACGCGTCCGGCGCGGCGCTGGCCGCCTCGCGGGAGCTGCACGACGAACTGATCCGGGTGCTCGGCGAAACCGAGTTCGGCATCGGGGTGTCGGCCGGGCGGGCGATCGCCGGGCACATCGGCGCCCAGGCCCGCTTCGAATACACCGTGATCGGTGACCCGGTCAACGAAGCGGCCAGGCTCACCGAGCTGGCCAAGCTCGAGGAGGGCCACGTGCTGGCCTCGGCGGTCGCGGTCAGCGGCGCGCTGGACGCCGAAGCGTTGTGCTGGGACGTCGGGGAGATCGTCGAACTGCGCGGCCGCACCGCCCCCACCCAGCTGGCCCGCCCGGTCAACCTGGTGCGCGCCGACGAGGTCGACCTGACCCGCTAG
- a CDS encoding DEAD/DEAH box helicase, with amino-acid sequence MPDFGRTLLAGAVEGTAVDEHPVRHIADLPPRRARPQGWPAWADPDVVRAFRDRGVEVPWSHQRTAADLAHGGRHVVLSTGTASGKSLAYQLPILTALKQDPRARALYLSPTKALGHDQLRTVAELTAAVPGLADVAPTSYDGDSPTEVRRFARERSRWIFSNPDMIHLSMVRNHARWAVFLRNLRYLVVDECHYYRGIFGSNVAMVLRRLLRLCARYAPDSGEHCGPTVIFASATTAEPAITASELIGQTVSEVTEDGSPQGARTVALWEPALLAELIGENGAPVRRSAGAEASRVMADLMREGARTLTFVRSRRGAELVALGAKARLADANPDLADQVASYRAGYLAEDRRRLERALADGELRGLATTNALELGVDIAGLDAVVLAGFPGTVASFWQQAGRAGRRGQGALIVLIARDDPLDTYLVHHPAALLDKPIERVVIDPTNPYILGPQLLCAATELPLSDAEVRAWGAEQVAAALVDDGLLRRRPSGYFPAPGVDPHPAVDIRGSTGGQVAILEADTGRMLGSTGAGQAPASVHPGAVYLHQGESYVVDTLDLEAGIAFVHTEDPGYTTFARELTDIDVTGSGEQSRHGPVTVGLVPVSVSNTVTGYLRRRIDGEIIDFIELDMPTRTLDTMATMCTITPEALQRSGIDPLRIPGSLHAAEHAAIGLLPLIASCDRSDIGGVSTAIGPVGGLPTIFVYDGHPGGAGFAARGFGMLADWWGATAEAIEACECPAGCPSCVQSPKCGNGNDPLDKDGAVRVLRLVIGALTGHPRHPGG; translated from the coding sequence GTGCCCGACTTCGGCCGCACGCTGCTCGCCGGCGCGGTCGAGGGCACCGCGGTCGACGAGCATCCGGTGCGCCACATCGCCGACCTGCCGCCGCGACGGGCCCGCCCGCAGGGCTGGCCGGCCTGGGCCGACCCAGATGTGGTGCGGGCCTTCCGCGATCGTGGCGTCGAGGTGCCGTGGTCGCACCAGCGCACCGCGGCCGACCTCGCTCACGGCGGACGCCACGTGGTACTCAGCACCGGGACGGCATCGGGCAAGTCGCTGGCCTACCAGTTGCCGATATTGACGGCGCTGAAGCAGGATCCGCGCGCCCGCGCGTTGTATCTGTCGCCGACGAAGGCACTCGGACACGACCAGCTGCGTACCGTCGCCGAGCTCACCGCCGCCGTTCCCGGGCTCGCCGACGTCGCCCCGACCTCCTATGACGGCGACAGCCCCACCGAGGTGCGCCGATTCGCCCGCGAGCGGTCTCGGTGGATCTTCTCCAATCCGGACATGATCCACCTGTCGATGGTGCGCAACCACGCCAGGTGGGCAGTGTTCCTGCGCAACCTACGGTACCTGGTGGTCGATGAATGCCATTACTACCGCGGCATTTTCGGCTCCAACGTGGCGATGGTGCTGCGCCGGCTGCTGCGCTTGTGCGCACGGTACGCACCGGATTCGGGCGAGCACTGCGGGCCGACGGTGATCTTCGCCTCCGCGACCACCGCAGAGCCCGCGATCACCGCCTCCGAACTCATCGGCCAGACGGTGAGCGAGGTGACCGAGGACGGGTCACCACAGGGAGCCCGCACGGTCGCGCTGTGGGAGCCGGCGTTGCTGGCGGAGCTGATCGGGGAGAACGGTGCTCCGGTACGCCGCTCGGCAGGGGCCGAAGCGTCGCGGGTGATGGCCGACCTGATGCGGGAGGGGGCCCGCACGTTGACATTCGTGCGCTCGCGCCGGGGCGCCGAGCTCGTCGCGCTCGGGGCCAAGGCACGGCTGGCCGACGCGAACCCAGATCTCGCCGATCAGGTGGCGTCGTATCGGGCCGGTTACCTGGCCGAGGATCGTCGGAGACTGGAACGGGCGCTGGCCGACGGCGAGCTGCGCGGACTGGCCACCACCAATGCGCTGGAGCTCGGGGTCGACATCGCCGGCCTCGATGCCGTTGTGCTGGCGGGTTTCCCGGGTACCGTCGCATCGTTCTGGCAGCAGGCCGGCCGGGCGGGCCGACGCGGGCAGGGCGCTCTGATCGTCCTGATCGCCCGCGACGATCCGCTCGACACGTACCTGGTGCACCATCCCGCAGCGCTGCTGGACAAACCCATCGAACGGGTGGTGATCGACCCGACCAACCCGTACATCCTGGGTCCGCAACTGTTGTGCGCGGCGACCGAGCTGCCGTTGTCCGACGCTGAGGTGCGGGCCTGGGGCGCCGAGCAGGTCGCCGCCGCACTGGTCGACGACGGTCTGCTGCGTCGCCGTCCCAGCGGGTACTTCCCCGCCCCGGGAGTGGATCCGCACCCGGCGGTGGACATCAGGGGCTCCACCGGCGGACAGGTCGCGATCCTGGAAGCCGACACCGGGCGGATGCTGGGCAGTACCGGGGCGGGTCAGGCACCGGCGTCGGTGCACCCCGGCGCGGTGTATCTGCATCAGGGCGAGAGCTACGTCGTCGACACCCTCGACCTGGAGGCGGGAATCGCCTTCGTCCACACCGAGGATCCCGGATACACGACGTTCGCGCGGGAGCTGACCGACATCGACGTCACCGGTTCCGGCGAGCAGTCCCGGCACGGTCCGGTGACCGTGGGCCTGGTGCCTGTCTCGGTCAGCAACACCGTGACCGGCTACCTCCGGCGACGCATCGACGGCGAGATCATCGACTTCATCGAACTCGACATGCCCACGCGCACCCTGGACACCATGGCCACGATGTGCACGATCACTCCGGAAGCGTTGCAGCGCAGCGGGATCGATCCGTTACGGATTCCCGGCTCACTGCATGCCGCCGAGCACGCGGCGATCGGCCTGCTGCCGTTGATCGCCAGCTGCGATCGCAGCGACATCGGCGGGGTGTCCACCGCGATCGGCCCGGTGGGCGGATTACCGACGATCTTCGTCTACGACGGGCACCCGGGCGGAGCCGGTTTCGCCGCGCGCGGATTCGGCATGCTCGCCGACTGGTGGGGTGCGACCGCGGAGGCCATCGAGGCCTGCGAATGCCCCGCGGGTTGCCCGTCGTGCGTGCAGTCCCCCAAATGCGGTAACGGTAACGATCCGCTGGACAAGGACGGCGCGGTGCGCGTGCTTCGTCTGGTCATCGGCGCGCTGACCGGGCACCCCCGGCACCCGGGCGGTTGA